One Pontibacillus yanchengensis DNA window includes the following coding sequences:
- a CDS encoding ABC transporter ATP-binding protein — MKTFQTNNLLEVENLQMHFPVKGGFFRRTIGAVKAVDGVSFTIRKGETLGLVGESGCGKSTTGRSILRLLTPTGGKVTFDNEDITNINGKRLRDIRQDIQMVFQDPYASLNPMQMVGDIVSEPIHNYYKNKNKDELKVEVMDLLTRVGLPEEAYYKYAHEFSGGQRQRIGIARALALKPKLIIADEPVSALDVSVQSQVLNLLNELQDEFDLTYLFIAHDLSVVKHMSDRIGVMYLGNIVEVADKHSIYDNPLHPYTQALISAVPDASKMGEKRERIVLQGDVPSPENPPSGCPFHTRCPKAMDRCSSIKPDLKEVKPGQHVACILYD; from the coding sequence ATGAAAACCTTTCAAACTAATAATCTATTAGAAGTTGAAAACTTACAAATGCATTTTCCGGTAAAGGGTGGTTTCTTTCGAAGAACTATTGGAGCAGTTAAGGCTGTAGATGGTGTATCCTTTACCATTCGAAAAGGGGAAACACTTGGTTTAGTAGGAGAATCCGGTTGTGGAAAATCGACAACTGGCCGATCTATCTTACGATTGTTAACACCTACAGGTGGAAAAGTCACTTTTGACAATGAGGACATTACGAATATAAATGGAAAACGACTTAGAGATATACGTCAAGATATTCAAATGGTATTTCAGGATCCATACGCTTCCTTGAATCCAATGCAAATGGTTGGGGATATCGTAAGTGAGCCTATTCATAATTATTATAAGAATAAAAACAAAGATGAGTTAAAGGTTGAAGTGATGGATTTACTAACGCGTGTTGGCCTCCCGGAGGAAGCATATTATAAATATGCTCACGAATTTTCAGGTGGACAGCGTCAACGAATTGGAATAGCTAGAGCTTTAGCGTTAAAGCCTAAATTGATTATTGCCGATGAGCCGGTATCTGCTCTTGATGTATCTGTACAATCTCAGGTACTTAACTTGTTGAATGAACTTCAAGATGAATTTGATTTAACCTATTTGTTTATTGCACACGACTTAAGTGTGGTAAAGCATATGAGTGACCGAATTGGTGTGATGTATTTAGGTAATATCGTAGAGGTAGCAGACAAGCATTCCATTTACGATAATCCATTGCACCCTTACACTCAAGCCTTAATTTCAGCTGTTCCTGATGCTTCTAAAATGGGAGAGAAAAGGGAACGAATCGTCTTACAAGGAGATGTACCAAGTCCTGAAAATCCACCTTCTGGCTGTCCATTTCATACAAGGTGTCCAAAGGCGATGGATCGATGCTCAAGCATCAAACCTGATTTAAAGGAGGTGAAACCAGGTCAGCACGTTGCATGTATTCTTTACGATTAA
- a CDS encoding ABC transporter ATP-binding protein gives MNHFQQSQGKAPLLEVKNLETAFGIDGKDYNAVDRVTFHVEPGKVIGVVGESGCGKSVMSLSIMGLLPKGIGKVNAGEIKFKGRNLENLNDNEMNKIRGKDIAMIFQEPMTSLNPVFTIGYQLEEVLHNHFKISKKEARQKVVQLLTAVGISRPEKVVYEYPHQLSGGMRQRVMIAMAIACQPQLLIADEPTTALDVTVQAQILELLKDIQRKNNMSIILITHDLGVVSESCDEVIVMYAGRIVEKTDVRRLFKEPKHPYTELLMGSIPRMDVETDQLATIDGMVPSLKNMPHVGCRFANRCPKAMKECTEVTPELKENEYGHEVACLLYETSRPAKEVSH, from the coding sequence ATGAATCACTTTCAACAATCGCAAGGGAAAGCCCCTTTGCTCGAAGTGAAAAATCTGGAAACAGCTTTTGGGATTGATGGAAAGGATTATAATGCGGTCGATCGAGTAACATTTCATGTGGAACCTGGTAAAGTGATTGGGGTTGTAGGTGAATCGGGATGTGGTAAAAGTGTTATGTCGTTATCGATTATGGGATTGCTTCCCAAAGGAATAGGTAAGGTAAATGCAGGGGAAATCAAATTTAAAGGTCGTAACTTAGAGAACTTAAATGATAACGAAATGAATAAAATACGTGGGAAAGATATAGCAATGATCTTTCAGGAGCCTATGACGTCATTGAATCCAGTGTTCACCATAGGTTATCAATTAGAAGAAGTGCTACATAACCATTTTAAAATCTCAAAAAAAGAAGCTAGGCAAAAAGTGGTACAACTACTAACAGCTGTGGGAATCTCTAGACCAGAGAAGGTTGTGTATGAATATCCGCATCAACTATCTGGGGGTATGAGGCAAAGAGTGATGATCGCTATGGCCATAGCTTGTCAACCCCAGCTTCTTATTGCAGATGAGCCAACTACAGCGCTAGATGTAACTGTTCAAGCTCAAATACTGGAGCTGCTAAAGGATATTCAACGGAAAAATAACATGTCCATTATTCTCATTACCCATGACTTAGGAGTTGTTTCTGAATCATGTGATGAGGTTATCGTAATGTATGCCGGACGTATTGTAGAAAAAACAGATGTAAGAAGATTATTTAAGGAGCCGAAGCATCCCTATACTGAATTGCTAATGGGGTCAATACCAAGAATGGATGTAGAAACGGATCAGTTAGCCACAATTGATGGAATGGTACCTTCACTAAAAAACATGCCACATGTTGGGTGTCGGTTTGCCAATCGTTGTCCAAAGGCTATGAAAGAATGTACAGAGGTAACACCTGAGCTTAAAGAAAATGAGTACGGTCATGAAGTAGCTTGCCTCCTCTATGAGACAAGTCGACCTGCAAAAGAGGTGTCACATTGA